A window of the Gossypium hirsutum isolate 1008001.06 chromosome A03, Gossypium_hirsutum_v2.1, whole genome shotgun sequence genome harbors these coding sequences:
- the LOC107887389 gene encoding putative pentatricopeptide repeat-containing protein At1g13630, with product MLNKWKPFSFLAKPHVCSLLSSLTFFKPSVSVARLVEEEPSLSHSPKDPVSEILSGLKKMGFRRFLAGDYFRNVVLSLDQLQVDKIINSLRVESPDFAVVFFDLMRNEYRFRHSRFSRFVVAHVLAGQRRHEELRFVVEQMLKEEGSGSAPSLCELLLNGFRDWDQKSLVWDMLAFVYSRFEMVHDALYVLAKMKDLKLRASILTYNSLLYNLRHAYIMWDVYNEIKVAGATQSKQTNSIVIDGLCSQSKLQDAVSFLRETEAKGLGPSVVSLNTIMSRYCKLGFTDVAKSFFCMMLKYGLLPDAYSYNILIHGLCIAGSMEEALEFTSDMEKHGVEPDIVTYNILMKGFDLLGQMGGAWMVIQRMLDKGLNPDVVTYLMLICGHCQNGNVKQGLKLQEEMLSRGFQLSALSYSVLLSSLCKIGQVHEALVLFYEMENHGVEPDHITYSILIHGLCKQGEVQSALLLYKEMWSKSIPPNSYSSGAILLSLCKNGMVSEARMYLDSLVMNDCAHDIVLYNIMIDGYVKHGNLEEAVVLYRLITEKGITPTTVTFNSLIYGFCKRRNFTEARRLMETIRLLGLEPTAVTYTTLMNAYCKDGNLRCMLELLQEMHANGIRPTHVTYTVIIKGLCKQRKLQEAVQLLEDMRIKGLNPDQVTYNTIIQCFCKARNIKTAFKLLNEMWLNNLKPTPVTYSILINGLCVYGNLKDANKLLIYLHEQNIKLTRVGYTQIIKAHCVKGDVHCAFMFFHLMMEMGFEISIKDYTAVINRLCKRCLMTEAQQFFSIMLFHGISPDQEICEALLDAYQQCGDIISGYQMLALTVKAGLLPRR from the exons ATGCTGAATAAATGGAAACCCTTCAGTTTCCTAGCAAAACCTCATGTTTGTTCCCTTCTTTCTTCCCTAACATTCTTCAAACCTTCAGTCTCCGTTGCCAGGCTGGTAGAAGAAGAGCCCTCTCTTTCCCACTCTCCTAAAGACCCTGTTTCCGAGATCCTTTCTGGGTTGAAAAAAATGGGCTTTAGGAGGTTTTTAGCTGGGGATTACTTTAGGAACGTTGTTTTGAGTTTGGATCAGTTACAggttgataaaattataaattctctGAGAGTTGAAAGCCCTGATTTTGCAGTAGTTTTCTTTGATTTAATGAGGAATGAGTATAGGTTTCGGCATTCGAGGTTTTCTCGGTTCGTTGTGGCCCATGTTTTGGCGGGACAGAGGCGGCACGAAGAGTTGCGGTTTGTTGTCGAACAAATGTTAAAAGAGGAAG GCTCTGGCTCTGCTCCTTCACTTTGTGAGCTCCTTTTGAATGGCTTTAGAGACTGGGACCAGAAAAGTTTAGTATGGGATATGTTGGCTTTTGTTTATTCAAGATTTGAGATGGTTCACGATGCTCTCTATGTTCTTGCGAAGATGAAGGATCTCAAATTGCGTGCTTCAATACTGACCTATAATAGTCTTTTATACAATTTGAGGCATGCTTATATCATGTGGGATGTTTATAATGAAATCAAAGTTGCTGGAGCTACTCAGAGCAAGCAAACTAATTCTATTGTCATAGATGGCCTTTGTAGCCAATCCAAGCTACAAGATGCAGTTTCATTCCTGCGAGAGACTGAAGCAAAGGGGCTCGGTCCTTCTGTTGTTTCATTAAATACAATTATGTCAAGATATTGCAAATTAGGCTTCACTGATGTTGCAAAATCATTTTTTTGCATGATGCTTAAGTATGGACTACTTCCTGATGCATATAGTTATAATATTCTTATTCATGGACTTTGTATAGCTGGTTCCATGGAGGAAGCATTAGAGTTCACAAGTGACATGGAGAAGCATGGTGTAGAGCCTGATATAGTGACATATAACATTCTCATGAAGGGGTTCGATCTACTTGGTCAGATGGGTGGGGCTTGGATGGTCATTCAAAGAATGCTAGATAAAGGGTTGAATCCAGATGTTGTAACATATTTGATGCTCATATGTGGCCACTGTCAGAATGGGAATGTCAAGCAGGGATTAAAGTTGCAGGAAGAGATGCTTTCACGTGGATTTCAGTTGAGTGCCCTCTCATACAGTGTATTGCTCAGCAGTTTGTGTAAGATCGGACAGGTTCATGAGGCACTGGTGTTGTTTTATGAAATGGAAAATCATGGCGTGGAACCAGATCATATAACATATTCCATCCTTATTCATGGGCTCTGCAAGCAAGGAGAAGTGCAAAGCGCTCTTCTACTGTACAAAGAAATGTGGTCAAAGAGCATTCCCCCAAATTCATATTCAAGTGGGGCCATTTTATTGAGTTTATGTAAGAATGGGATGGTATCGGAGGCAAGAATGTATTTGGATTCTCTGGTAATGAATGACTGTGCCCATGATATTGTTCTCTATAATATTATGATTGATGGGTATGTGAAGCATGGCAATCTTGAGGAGGCTGTAGTGTTATATAGGCTAATTACTGAAAAAGGGATTACTCCTACTACAGTGACTTTTAATTCTCTCATTTATGGGTTCTGCAAAAGAAGAAACTTTACTGAGGCAAGAAGATTGATGGAGACTATAAGGCTGCTTGGCTTGGAACCAACTGCTGTGACATACACCACTCTTATGAATGCATACTGCAAAGATGGAAATCTGCGCTGCATGCTGGAGTTGCTTCAAGAAATGCATGCAAACGGTATCAGGCCAACTCATGTTACTTACACTGTAATTATCAAAGGGCTATGCAAACAGCGGAAGTTACAAGAAGCTGTCCAATTGCTTGAGGATATGCGTATTAAGGGTCTAAACCCAGATCAAGTAACATACAATACCATCATACAATGCTTCTGCAAAGCTCGAAACATTAAAACTGCTTTTAAGTTACTCAATGAAATGTGGCTAAATAATCTTAAGCCTACACCAGTTACATATAGCATTCTTATAAATGGTCTCTGTGTATATGGTAACCTTAAGGATGCTAATAAGTTGCTGATTTATCTTCATGAACAAAATATCAAATTGACCAGAGTTGGTTACACTCAAATAATCAAAGCACATTGTGTGAAGGGTGATGTGCACTGTGCATTCATGTTTTTCCACCTAATGATGGAGATGGGctttgaaatttcaataaaagATTATACTGCAGTTATCAATAGATTGTGCAAAAGGTGTTTGATGACTGAGGCTCAACAGTTTTTCTCTATCATGTTATTTCATGGCATTTCTCCAGatcaagaaatttgtgaagctttgTTGGATGCTTACCAGCAATGTGGTGATATCATATCTGGTTATCAAATGCTTGCATTGACAGTCAAAGCTGGCTTACTTCCTCGGAGATAA
- the LOC107887390 gene encoding alpha/beta hydrolase domain-containing protein 17B, with protein sequence MGTATSSMAAKFAFFPPNPPSYNITVDEASGKMRFSDVNYQRDNVDVLKLSTKRGNEIVAMYVKNPSASLTVLYSHGNAADIGQMYHIFTELSVHLNVNLMGYDYSGYGQSSGKPSEQDTYADIEAAYKCLEEMYGIKQQDTILYGQSVGSGPALELAIRLPHLRAVILHSPILSGLRVMYPVKRTLWFDIYKNIDKIPLVDCPVLVIHGTEDEVVNFSHGKQLWELCKEKYEPLWLKGGNHCDLELYPEYLRHLRKFISAIEKLQRPHDALDLIPKDQTEQASNNATEQSKEKSRPSIDYREKGRPSFGHREKSRLSTDSRDKARASIDKREKSRKSIDRSFKARNSTDHSERARNSFDRLGDMVRSVGLCNVDCLKQTAAEV encoded by the exons ATGGGGACTGCAACATCATCCATGGCAGCCAAGTTTGCATTTTTCCCGCCGAACCCGCCTTCCTACAACATAACTGTGGATGAAGCAAGTGGGAAAATGAGGTTCTCAGATGTTAATTACCAGAGAGATAACGTGGATGTATTGAAGCTGAGTACCAAGAGAGGGAACGAGATTGTGGCTATGTATGTGAAGAACCCATCTGCTTCACTCACAGTGCTATATTCTCATGGAAACGCTGCTGATATTGGTCAGATGTATcatattttcactgagctcagtgtCCACCTTAATGTTAATCTTATGGG ATATGATTACTCAGGATATGGACAGTCCAGTGGAAAG CCAAGTGAGCAAGACACATACGCAGACATAGAGGCAGCTTACAAATGCTTGGAAGAGATGTATGGAATAAAACAGCAAGACACAATATTGTATGGGCAATCAGTTGGGAGTGGACCTGCTTTAGAACTAGCCATTCGGTTGCCTCACTTGAGGGCTGTAATTCTCCACAGTCCAATCTTGTCTGGCCTTCGTGTCATGTATCCAGTCAAGCGTACATTATGGTTTGACATTTATAAG aACATTGATAAAATTCCTCTAGTTGACTGCCCTGTTTTGGTAATTCAT GGAACTGAAGATGAAGTGGTGAACTTTTCTCATGGGAAGCAACTTTGGGAACTATGCAAAGAGAAGTATGAACCTTTGTGGCTCAAAGGGGGAAACCATTGTGATTTGGAACTCTACCCTGAGTACCTAAGGCACCTTAGGAAGTTCATATCGGCCATTGAGAAACTTCAACGTCCCCACGATGCACTGGACCTGATACCTAAGGATCAGACCGAGCAAGCTTCGAACAATGCTACCGAGCAAAGCAAGGAGAAATCCAGGCCAAGCATTGACTATAGAGAAAAGGGTAGGCCAAGTTTTGGGCATAGAGAAAAATCCAGGCTAAGCACAGACAGTAGAGACAAAGCAAGAGCCAGCATTGACAAAAGAGAGAAATCAAGAAAGAGCATTGATCGCAGTTTCAAAGCTAGGAACAGCACTGATCATTCAGAGAGAGCAAGAAACAGTTTTGATCG GCTGGGAGATATGGTACGATCTGTTGGATTGTGCAATGTTGATTGTTTGAAGCAGACAGCAGCTGAGGTTTGA